A genomic stretch from Defluviitalea raffinosedens includes:
- the prfA gene encoding peptide chain release factor 1 yields the protein MFDRLEEILKKYEILSEKISDPEVISNQSEWQKMMKEYSDLRPLVEKYKEYKATKEAIEEANMLLEDNLEEDFRQLVKEELAENKDKIVKIEEELKILLLPKDPNDEKNVIVEIRGGAGGDEAALFAGDLFRMYSRYAERKRWKVEIMDSNEIGIGGFKEIVFMIQGSGAYSRLKYESGVHRVQRIPVTESGGRIHTSTVTVAVLPEAEEVDVELDMNDIRVDVFRSSGNGGQSVNTTDSAVRITHMPTGIVVSCQDEKSQLKNKEKALKVLRAKLYEIELEKQQKELAAARKSQVGTGNRNERIRTYNFPQGRVTDHRIGLTLHRLDDILDGDLDEVIENLITVDQTEKLKNEVQ from the coding sequence ATGTTTGACAGATTAGAAGAAATACTAAAAAAATATGAGATTCTTTCAGAAAAAATAAGTGACCCTGAAGTGATCAGCAACCAAAGTGAATGGCAAAAAATGATGAAGGAATACAGCGATTTGCGTCCTTTGGTTGAAAAATATAAAGAATACAAAGCAACGAAAGAAGCGATTGAAGAAGCCAATATGCTTTTAGAAGATAATTTGGAAGAAGACTTTCGTCAGCTGGTGAAAGAAGAACTGGCAGAAAATAAGGACAAAATTGTTAAGATTGAAGAAGAGTTAAAGATCCTTCTTCTTCCTAAAGACCCTAACGATGAGAAGAATGTTATCGTTGAAATTCGTGGAGGAGCAGGAGGAGACGAAGCAGCTCTATTTGCAGGAGATCTTTTTAGAATGTACTCAAGATATGCCGAAAGAAAACGCTGGAAAGTAGAAATTATGGACAGCAATGAAATCGGCATTGGAGGCTTTAAAGAAATTGTATTTATGATTCAGGGAAGCGGTGCTTATTCAAGGCTCAAATATGAAAGTGGAGTACATCGTGTTCAACGTATTCCAGTTACAGAGTCTGGAGGAAGAATTCACACATCTACGGTTACCGTTGCGGTGCTTCCGGAAGCTGAAGAAGTTGACGTTGAATTGGATATGAACGATATTCGGGTGGATGTTTTCCGTTCTTCAGGAAATGGTGGACAAAGTGTTAACACGACAGATTCCGCTGTACGAATCACTCATATGCCTACGGGAATCGTTGTAAGTTGTCAGGATGAAAAATCCCAGCTAAAAAATAAAGAAAAAGCTCTAAAAGTTCTTAGGGCAAAATTATATGAAATAGAGCTGGAAAAACAACAGAAGGAATTGGCAGCAGCAAGAAAAAGCCAAGTGGGAACAGGAAACAGAAATGAAAGAATCCGTACTTATAATTTCCCTCAAGGAAGAGTAACAGATCATAGAATAGGTTTGACCCTTCACAGATTAGATGATATTCTGGACGGGGACTTAGATGAGGTTATTGAGAATCTTATTACAGTTGACCAAACAGAAAAGCTTAAAAATGAAGTTCAATAA